The genomic window GAGCGCCTGCGTCGGCTACGGCACCTGCGAACCGGTCTGTCCCGCCGGCGCGAAGTACGACGCGACGGTCCACGTCGAGCGCGCCGAGGAGAAGGGGGCGGCGGTGATCGACCGCGCGCCGGTCCAGCGCCTCGAGCACGGCCCCGACGCGATCGACGCCGCCGTCTACGCGACGCCCGACGGCGCGGAACACCGCCAGACGGCCGACGCCTTCGTGATCGCCTGCGGTGGCGTCGAGACGCCTCGCCTGCTGTTGCTCTCCGACTCGAGCCACTACCCCGACGGCCTCGCGAACTCGAGCGGGGTCGTCGGCAAATTCTTCATGGAGCATCTGTTCGCGGGAACGGGCGGGATCCTCGACGAACGGACCCGACAGAACCACGTCGGCTTCCTCACCAGCGAGTCCCACCAGTTCTACGACGACGCAGACGAGGAGATCGCCCCGTTCAAACTCGAGTTCCTGAACTACGGCGGCCCCGCGGCGCTCGAGATGGCGCCGCCGGCGATGGCCCTCGAGGGCGACGACTGGGGCGACGACCTGCTCGAGCGCCTCCGGACGGAGTACGGCAACCACGTCGGGGTGGGCGCGCTCGTCGAGCAACTCCCGCGCGAGGACAGCTACATCGGACTCGATCCCGACCGCACGGACGACCGCGGCAACCCCGTCCCGGACGTCCACTGGACGATCGGCGACCGGGCGCGGCGGACCATAGAGCGGGCCAACGAGATTCAGCGCGAGATCCTCGCGGAACTCGGGGCCGAGATCACCTGGCAGGTCGGCCCCGAGAACACCGGGCCGGCCTTCCACCACATGGGAACGACTCGTATGGGTGACGACCCCGCCGAGAGCGTCGTCGGTCCCGACCTGCGGACCCACGACCTCGAGAACTGCTGGATCGCCTCGAGCAGCGTCTTCCCGACCGGAGGCGCGATGAACCCGACGCTGACGATCGCGGCGCTGGCGCTGAAGGCCGCCGACGACGTTCACGCGGCGCTGTGACACCGCCCTTACTTTTAGGCGAACCTAAAAGAATAAGTACGCCGGGGCGAGAGTACACTCAATGAGTAGCGCTGACAGTCCCTCCGGAGACGACGCGGACGACGGTATCGACGCGGAGCTATCCACCAGCGAGAGCGGCGACTCGAGCGCGGCGGTCGACGGCGACGCCGACGAGTACACGTTCGAGGATCTCAGCGTCGTCATGGGGACCTACAACGAGGAGGAGGCCATTGGCAAAGTGCTCTCGGACATCGAGGACGTGACCGACGGGAAGGCGGAGGTCGTCTGTATCGACGGCTCCTCGGATCGGACCCCCGAGATCGCCCGCGAGCGCGGCGCGACGGTGATCGAACAGCAGCCACAGGGGTACGGCGTCGCCGTCCGCGCGGCCGTCCTCGAGCCGGATCGTCCGATCGTCGTCACGACCGACTGCGACGACACCTACCCGATGGAGCAACTCCCCGAGTTCCTCGAGTCGATCAACGAGGGGTACGACGTCGTCAGCGGCGACCGCCTCTACCACGGCGCCGACGCGATGCCGGCGTTCAACCGCTTCGGCAACCACGCCTTCGCGGCCATCGCGAGCGTCCTGCTGGGGACTCGCGTTCACGATACGACCACCGGGATGCGCGCCTATCGCCGCGAGGTCGTCGAGTCCATCGAGTGGACCGAGAACACCGGCCTCTCGGCCGAACTCCTGATCCGTCCGTTGATGCGGGGCTACGACGTCCGCGAACACCCCATCGAGTACCGCGAGCGCGCCGGCGAGACCAAACTCGACCCGCTGAAGGGCGGTG from Haloterrigena sp. KLK7 includes these protein-coding regions:
- a CDS encoding GMC family oxidoreductase, producing MSWDRPGAESAAPVETETDRAPVDGADVCVIGAGPAGGIVADRLADAGREVVVLEAGPRFDPADRLARQERAIRPAYDRPAVWDSDPERDAYSSSSDRFYPLNFTRAKGVGGSTLHWQGMVMRLHEDDFDSASVRGVGSDWPIDYEDLRPYYAAAERELGVAGADDNPFAPPREEPHPMPPFPPSYSDSLFAEACEELEIAMHSVPNARNSEGYDGRSACVGYGTCEPVCPAGAKYDATVHVERAEEKGAAVIDRAPVQRLEHGPDAIDAAVYATPDGAEHRQTADAFVIACGGVETPRLLLLSDSSHYPDGLANSSGVVGKFFMEHLFAGTGGILDERTRQNHVGFLTSESHQFYDDADEEIAPFKLEFLNYGGPAALEMAPPAMALEGDDWGDDLLERLRTEYGNHVGVGALVEQLPREDSYIGLDPDRTDDRGNPVPDVHWTIGDRARRTIERANEIQREILAELGAEITWQVGPENTGPAFHHMGTTRMGDDPAESVVGPDLRTHDLENCWIASSSVFPTGGAMNPTLTIAALALKAADDVHAAL
- a CDS encoding dolichyl-phosphate hexose transferase, coding for MGTYNEEEAIGKVLSDIEDVTDGKAEVVCIDGSSDRTPEIARERGATVIEQQPQGYGVAVRAAVLEPDRPIVVTTDCDDTYPMEQLPEFLESINEGYDVVSGDRLYHGADAMPAFNRFGNHAFAAIASVLLGTRVHDTTTGMRAYRREVVESIEWTENTGLSAELLIRPLMRGYDVREHPIEYRERAGETKLDPLKGGAEIAKSIVKVCLEERLRELPHEPTQ